The following are from one region of the Nocardioides marmotae genome:
- a CDS encoding DNA-3-methyladenine glycosylase family protein → MTSSTRVWRPDWPCGLGTMRLHQRGGGDPTYRIDVAGRHWRGIRTLEGPATLALHVVARDGAVHAEAWGPGADWALASVPDLLGAGDDWSGFDPRDHPVLVEARRRHPHLRLGRTGLVMEALVPAVLEQKVTGQEAFAGYRMLVRRYGERAPGPGPDRDLWLQPTPEVLRQVPSWEWLRMHVDPARSRALVTVARVADAMERLADLPGEEVERRLRTIPGIGRWTAAEVRQRALGDPDAVSFGDYHVAKDIGWALTGEPFDDAAMEAYLEPWRPHRQRVVALLYAAGHRRPRHGARMAPRTHLPARVTRT, encoded by the coding sequence GTGACGTCCTCGACCCGCGTGTGGCGTCCCGACTGGCCGTGCGGGCTCGGGACGATGCGCCTGCACCAGCGCGGCGGGGGCGACCCGACCTACCGCATCGACGTCGCCGGGCGGCACTGGCGCGGGATCCGCACCTTGGAAGGCCCGGCCACCCTGGCGCTGCACGTCGTCGCGCGCGACGGCGCGGTCCACGCCGAGGCGTGGGGGCCGGGCGCGGACTGGGCGCTGGCCTCGGTGCCCGACCTGCTCGGCGCCGGTGACGACTGGAGCGGCTTCGACCCGCGCGACCACCCGGTGCTGGTCGAGGCCCGGCGCCGGCACCCGCACCTGCGGCTCGGCCGCACCGGCCTGGTGATGGAGGCGCTGGTCCCGGCCGTCCTGGAGCAGAAGGTGACCGGCCAGGAGGCGTTCGCGGGCTACCGGATGCTCGTGCGCCGCTACGGCGAGCGCGCGCCCGGCCCCGGCCCGGACCGGGACCTGTGGCTCCAGCCCACGCCCGAGGTGCTCCGCCAGGTGCCCTCGTGGGAGTGGCTGCGGATGCACGTCGATCCCGCCCGCTCCCGCGCGCTGGTGACCGTCGCCCGGGTCGCCGACGCGATGGAGCGCCTCGCCGACCTCCCCGGCGAGGAGGTCGAGCGCCGGCTGCGCACGATTCCCGGCATCGGCCGCTGGACCGCCGCCGAGGTGCGTCAGCGCGCCCTCGGCGACCCCGACGCGGTGTCCTTCGGCGACTACCACGTCGCCAAGGACATCGGCTGGGCGTTGACCGGCGAGCCGTTCGACGACGCCGCGATGGAGGCCTACCTCGAACCCTGGCGCCCGCACCGCCAGCGCGTGGTCGCCCTGCTCTACGCCGCGGGGCACCGCCGGCCGCGCCACGGCGCGCGGATGGCGCCGCGGACCCACCTGCCCGCCCGGGTCACCCGTACCTGA
- a CDS encoding MCE family protein: MGLLDALRGRERDPSRATLVARGIVALSVLAVVVAGLVLLGNGTFADRLTATVALDDAGGSLVPGADVKHRGVVVGRVAALDRADRDGEVEVTVDLDPDLAGDVPVDVTARVLPASVFGTSFVDLVSAGRGARGLAAGVRIEQDRRHQTLEIQAVLDGLDRVVGDLGPARLATALDGLATALDGNGERLGRTIVTLHRYLGRLNPSMPRVRRNLELLATNLDAFATYAPDLLDATDDALVAARTVVEHEGRFGALVRSGGRTFGRTARVLEANERGLVDMLLRTAVVVDALYDGRRDLVEGLLSTLDFADGFTEALSHGRYLRIAGDLQLAEEPAYGRGACPSYGAHRGRGC, translated from the coding sequence ATGGGACTCCTCGACGCCCTCCGCGGCCGCGAACGCGACCCCTCCCGCGCCACCCTCGTGGCCCGCGGGATCGTCGCCCTGAGCGTGCTCGCCGTCGTGGTGGCCGGCCTGGTCCTGCTCGGCAACGGCACCTTCGCCGACCGGCTCACCGCCACCGTGGCCCTCGACGACGCCGGCGGGTCCCTGGTCCCCGGCGCCGACGTCAAGCACCGCGGGGTCGTCGTCGGCCGGGTCGCCGCCCTCGACCGGGCCGACCGCGACGGGGAGGTCGAGGTCACCGTCGACCTCGACCCGGACCTGGCCGGCGACGTACCCGTGGACGTGACGGCGCGGGTGCTGCCCGCCAGCGTCTTCGGCACCTCCTTCGTCGACCTGGTCTCCGCCGGCCGGGGCGCGCGCGGCCTGGCCGCCGGGGTGCGGATCGAGCAGGACCGCCGCCACCAGACCCTGGAGATCCAGGCCGTGCTCGACGGGCTGGACCGCGTCGTCGGCGACCTCGGCCCGGCCCGCCTGGCCACCGCGCTCGACGGCCTGGCGACCGCGCTGGACGGCAACGGCGAGCGGCTGGGCCGCACCATCGTGACCCTCCACCGCTACCTGGGCCGGCTGAACCCGAGCATGCCGCGCGTGCGCCGCAACCTGGAGCTGCTCGCGACCAACCTCGACGCGTTCGCCACCTACGCACCCGACCTGCTCGACGCCACCGACGACGCGTTGGTCGCCGCCCGGACCGTGGTGGAGCACGAGGGCCGGTTCGGTGCGCTGGTGCGCAGCGGTGGGCGCACCTTCGGCCGCACCGCTCGGGTGCTGGAGGCCAACGAGCGCGGCCTGGTCGACATGCTCCTGCGCACCGCGGTCGTCGTGGACGCCCTGTACGACGGGCGCCGCGACCTGGTCGAGGGGCTGCTGTCCACCCTCGACTTCGCCGACGGCTTCACCGAGGCGCTCTCGCACGGCCGGTACCTCCGGATCGCCGGCGACCTCCAGCTCGCCGAGGAGCCGGCGTACGGCCGGGGCGCCTGCCCCTCCTACGGCGCCCACCGCGGACGGGGGTGCTGA
- a CDS encoding MlaE family ABC transporter permease: protein MRTTGAMTLLALTASSAAVSDILGRRFSWSECVLQAWFMVRVSLLPTILVAIPFGVIVSVQVGGVAQQIGAASFSGAVNGIGVLRQGAPLVTSLMIAGAVGSAMCSDLGARTVREEVDAMRVMGIDPVRRLVAPRLVAAVAVALLLNVVVAVTAIGTGYALNVGGGDVSSGTYLGSFVSFAAPSDLLLAEVKAAIFGFIATIVAAHKGLGATGGPRGVAEAVNQAVVLSFILLALVNVGLTQAYVLLVPQRIA, encoded by the coding sequence GTGCGCACCACCGGCGCGATGACGCTGCTGGCGCTGACCGCCTCCAGCGCGGCGGTCTCCGACATCCTCGGGCGCCGGTTCTCCTGGTCGGAGTGCGTGCTGCAGGCCTGGTTCATGGTCCGGGTCTCGCTGCTGCCCACCATCCTCGTGGCGATCCCGTTCGGCGTGATCGTCTCGGTGCAGGTCGGCGGGGTGGCCCAGCAGATCGGCGCGGCGTCCTTCAGCGGCGCGGTCAACGGCATCGGCGTCCTGCGCCAGGGCGCCCCGCTGGTCACCAGCCTGATGATCGCCGGCGCGGTCGGCTCGGCGATGTGCTCCGACCTCGGCGCCCGCACCGTCCGCGAGGAGGTCGACGCGATGCGGGTGATGGGCATCGACCCCGTACGCCGCCTGGTGGCCCCGCGACTGGTCGCCGCCGTGGCGGTCGCGCTCCTGCTGAACGTGGTCGTCGCCGTCACCGCGATCGGCACCGGCTACGCCCTGAACGTCGGTGGCGGCGACGTCAGCTCGGGCACCTACCTCGGCTCGTTCGTCTCCTTCGCCGCCCCCAGCGACCTGCTGCTCGCCGAGGTCAAGGCGGCCATCTTCGGGTTCATCGCGACCATCGTGGCCGCGCACAAGGGCCTCGGCGCGACCGGCGGCCCGCGGGGCGTCGCGGAGGCGGTCAACCAGGCCGTGGTGCTCAGCTTCATCCTGCTCGCGCTGGTCAACGTCGGGCTCACCCAGGCCTACGTCCTCCTCGTCCCGCAACGGATCGCCTGA
- a CDS encoding enoyl-CoA hydratase/isomerase family protein, with protein MLQVSDERRVRTLTLDRPEALNAFNEALYDALADALLAAAEDPEVAVVLLTGNGRGFSAGTDLLEMHRIATDPTFERGRHGFPGLVDALVDFPKPLVVAVNGVGLGIGATILGFADLAFMSSTARLKCPFTSLGVAPEAASSYLLPRLVGRQDAAWVLLSAEWVSAAEAQAMGLVWRVCEPDDLLPEARRHAEVLAARPVASLVAVKRAMTAPLRAGIDAARERENAAFAELMGGPANLEALNAFAEGREADFTGM; from the coding sequence ATGCTGCAGGTCTCCGACGAGCGCCGCGTGCGCACCCTGACCCTGGACCGGCCCGAGGCGCTCAACGCCTTCAACGAGGCGTTGTACGACGCGCTGGCCGACGCCCTGCTGGCCGCCGCGGAGGACCCGGAGGTGGCGGTGGTGCTGCTGACCGGCAACGGCCGCGGGTTCAGCGCCGGCACCGACCTGCTGGAGATGCACCGGATCGCCACCGACCCGACCTTCGAGCGCGGCCGGCACGGCTTCCCCGGGCTGGTCGACGCGCTGGTCGACTTCCCGAAGCCGCTGGTGGTCGCGGTCAACGGGGTCGGCCTCGGCATCGGCGCGACCATCCTCGGCTTCGCCGACCTCGCGTTCATGTCCTCGACCGCGCGGCTCAAGTGCCCCTTCACCTCCCTCGGCGTCGCGCCCGAGGCGGCCTCGTCCTACCTGCTCCCCCGCCTGGTCGGGCGGCAGGACGCCGCGTGGGTGCTGCTGTCCGCGGAGTGGGTCTCGGCCGCCGAGGCCCAGGCGATGGGCCTGGTCTGGCGGGTCTGCGAGCCCGACGACCTGCTGCCCGAGGCGCGGCGCCACGCCGAGGTGCTGGCCGCGCGGCCGGTGGCCTCGCTGGTGGCGGTCAAGCGGGCGATGACCGCGCCACTGCGGGCCGGGATCGACGCCGCCCGGGAGCGGGAGAACGCCGCCTTCGCCGAGCTGATGGGCGGCCCGGCCAACCTCGAGGCCCTCAACGCGTTCGCCGAGGGCCGCGAGGCCGACTTCACCGGGATGTGA
- a CDS encoding alpha/beta hydrolase — MTRRILALIVPLLAALALALALLPGLTAGPAPAVAPAAAPAAPAAPAAPAAPVAPAAPTSGTGPFRDGRGIKVVSAERVGARQWRLVVRTAELARPVRVVVALPRGYDRTSRRYPVLHLLHGTGGGALDWVEAGGVLAATRDLPLVVVMPDGGYDGNGGSWWTDWVDQDTALGTANWESFHIGQLVPWIDDNLRTVRARHARAIAGLSQGGFGAFSYAARHPDLFVSAASFSGAPDIARNPLARTVGAAVVGAILGGLNGVSPFAAFGDPVGNAIVWEGHNPASLVDNLAATDLRLWTARGTPGELDEDLPDLGAVAIETITHLSTYFFADAADASGVAYRLTDYQDGTHTWPYWSRSLREYLPALARVLAQERARPATVRYRSVERTWDQWGWRVVNRRPAEHAWSELRGASRRGFTLVAETPAVVRTPRWFRPGATYVVRYRTGSGPTRVRATPAGRLRLAVTPTAAGTDGPVGRNSQVHVTLHTM; from the coding sequence GTGACCCGCCGGATCCTCGCCCTCATCGTCCCGCTGCTCGCCGCCCTCGCCCTGGCGCTGGCCCTGCTGCCGGGCCTCACCGCGGGCCCCGCCCCGGCCGTCGCGCCCGCGGCAGCCCCGGCAGCCCCGGCAGCCCCGGCAGCCCCGGCAGCTCCGGTAGCCCCGGCGGCCCCGACGAGCGGCACCGGACCGTTCCGCGACGGCCGCGGCATCAAGGTCGTCTCCGCCGAGCGGGTCGGCGCCCGGCAGTGGCGCCTGGTGGTCCGCACCGCCGAGCTCGCCCGCCCGGTCCGCGTCGTGGTCGCCCTGCCGCGCGGCTACGACCGCACGAGCCGGCGCTACCCGGTCCTCCACCTCCTGCACGGCACGGGCGGCGGGGCGCTGGACTGGGTCGAGGCCGGCGGGGTCCTGGCCGCCACCCGCGACCTGCCGCTGGTCGTGGTCATGCCCGACGGCGGGTACGACGGCAACGGCGGCTCCTGGTGGACCGACTGGGTCGACCAGGACACCGCGCTGGGCACCGCCAACTGGGAGAGCTTCCACATCGGGCAGCTCGTGCCGTGGATCGACGACAACCTCCGCACCGTGCGCGCACGGCACGCCCGCGCGATCGCGGGGCTCTCCCAGGGCGGCTTCGGGGCGTTCAGCTACGCCGCGCGCCACCCGGACCTGTTCGTCTCCGCGGCGTCGTTCTCCGGCGCGCCGGACATCGCGCGCAACCCGCTGGCCCGCACCGTCGGCGCCGCGGTGGTCGGCGCGATCCTGGGCGGCCTCAACGGCGTCTCGCCGTTCGCCGCCTTCGGCGACCCGGTCGGCAACGCCATCGTCTGGGAGGGCCACAACCCCGCCTCGCTGGTGGACAACCTCGCCGCGACCGACCTGCGGTTGTGGACGGCCCGGGGCACCCCGGGCGAGCTCGACGAGGACCTGCCCGACCTCGGCGCCGTCGCCATCGAGACGATCACCCACCTCTCGACGTACTTCTTCGCCGACGCGGCCGATGCATCCGGCGTGGCCTACCGGCTCACCGACTACCAGGACGGCACCCACACCTGGCCCTACTGGTCGCGCTCGCTGCGGGAGTACCTCCCGGCCCTCGCGCGCGTGCTGGCCCAGGAGCGGGCCCGCCCGGCGACCGTGCGCTACCGCTCCGTCGAGCGCACCTGGGACCAGTGGGGCTGGCGGGTGGTCAACCGGCGCCCGGCCGAGCATGCCTGGAGCGAGCTGCGCGGCGCGTCCCGGCGCGGGTTCACCCTGGTCGCCGAGACCCCCGCCGTGGTCCGCACGCCGCGCTGGTTCCGCCCCGGCGCGACGTACGTCGTCCGCTACCGCACCGGCTCCGGCCCCACCCGCGTGCGGGCCACCCCGGCCGGCCGGCTGCGCCTCGCGGTGACGCCCACGGCCGCCGGAACGGATGGTCCGGTCGGGCGTAACTCCCAGGTGCACGTGACGTTGCACACCATGTGA
- a CDS encoding M36 family metallopeptidase, translating to MVRSRTSLAAVVGLAAIAAPTLSVTGSADAASAPVPAPAPAARTSGPVAGLVGDLRTLAYDARRALPALGPTTAQRTAARSLGASVTWGSAGTPRAVWKDSGPLTGPRAGDPVDIARGWLRSQTALIGIDADDVDALEVVRDHELPGIGARVVSFAQTFGGVAAGYGGVLTVVTDRDGRVVSYAGNPVRPSRLVGSFELSPAKAIGTVLDAVAPALDVVVKALGRKQGGYDVFDAGPLADVLRVRRIAFPMADGARAAYAVLVVKSMHEAYVQVVDAASGEPLLRKSLVQHAEGTVYENYPGAPKGGKPVTKSFGRTPQSPKGWVDVTGLLGTGITTLGNNADTVNAWTVPLVPVDQAIRPIAPTGSFDFAFPDAWRGTKGATGSWVRDANAAAVNLFYHHNRIHDEFYEFGFTETAGNFQLDNFGKGGLGGDLILGGAQSGATGLTDPILGLGRNNANMITLPDGIPGITNMYLWNPVDDAFEGPYRDGDFDATIIQHEYAHGLSNRYVGGGGLGALGVVQGGSMGEGWGDWFAMNHLFREGLSRTAVTAAYVGDKKRGIRNWNYAEHPTTFGDIGYDTSGPEVHSDGEIWTATLWDLRTAILRAVGGDQRRASDISQHLVMDAMPISAPEPSFLDMRDAILRASRLRYGKKYDDLIWAVFAKRGMGASARTKGEADTDPKPGFDAKRAAQNGRLRLRVLNASAGGPVAGVRVLPGVFEARATPVDTTDKGGRASATMTPGRYTLTLQAPGFGIQRFPVTIERGRTLDKTIRLRPNLLSELSGAKVTKVSSENPALPAAGMFDDTEASSYQTGPQDAAYVDGPKASVIARLKKPSLVDTVHVSVMKPPTLPRFAAADKVRVQTSTDGKRWRTVTTATFSFKQPRPTVGDQMLKTYRLQRPVKARFVRVTPLSTFGDGAENASTAIISEVQVFGRAPGISPTEPKPDKPVTSAGSVAVGNPTQGSLLGLDPYRPGVTELTWAASCPGLPPANGSDAWFTKLPEGSADGKHTITYTGSVPIGEWLLYWYGPDCAPITGDFGYFDEAVTIPPGAAYAGFLLIYGAGASFDVTVREPR from the coding sequence GTGGTCCGCTCGCGCACCTCCCTCGCCGCCGTCGTCGGCCTCGCGGCGATCGCCGCCCCCACCCTGTCCGTGACCGGCTCCGCCGACGCCGCCTCCGCGCCGGTGCCGGCGCCGGCCCCCGCCGCCCGCACGTCGGGCCCGGTCGCCGGGCTCGTCGGCGACCTCCGCACCCTCGCGTACGACGCCCGCCGGGCGCTTCCCGCCCTCGGCCCGACCACCGCCCAGCGCACGGCCGCCCGCTCCCTGGGCGCCTCGGTCACGTGGGGCTCCGCGGGCACGCCCCGCGCGGTGTGGAAGGACAGCGGGCCGCTGACCGGCCCCCGCGCCGGCGACCCGGTCGACATCGCCCGCGGCTGGCTGCGCTCGCAGACCGCGCTGATCGGGATCGACGCCGACGACGTCGACGCGCTGGAGGTGGTCCGCGACCACGAGCTGCCCGGCATCGGCGCGCGGGTGGTCAGCTTCGCGCAGACCTTCGGCGGCGTGGCGGCCGGCTACGGCGGCGTGCTGACCGTCGTGACCGACCGCGACGGCCGGGTGGTGAGCTACGCCGGCAACCCGGTGCGTCCGAGCCGGCTGGTCGGCTCCTTCGAGCTGTCCCCGGCGAAGGCGATCGGCACGGTCCTCGACGCGGTCGCGCCCGCGCTCGACGTGGTGGTCAAGGCGCTCGGTCGCAAGCAGGGCGGCTACGACGTCTTCGACGCCGGCCCGCTCGCCGACGTGCTGCGGGTGCGGCGGATCGCCTTCCCGATGGCCGACGGCGCCCGGGCGGCGTACGCGGTGCTCGTCGTCAAGAGCATGCACGAGGCCTACGTCCAGGTCGTCGACGCCGCCAGCGGCGAGCCGCTGCTGCGCAAGTCGCTCGTCCAGCACGCGGAGGGCACGGTCTACGAGAACTACCCGGGGGCGCCGAAGGGCGGGAAGCCGGTCACCAAGTCCTTCGGGCGGACGCCGCAGTCGCCCAAGGGCTGGGTCGACGTGACCGGGTTGCTCGGCACCGGGATCACCACGCTGGGCAACAACGCCGACACGGTCAACGCCTGGACCGTCCCGCTGGTCCCCGTCGACCAGGCGATCCGGCCGATCGCGCCGACCGGCAGCTTCGACTTCGCCTTCCCCGACGCGTGGCGCGGGACCAAGGGTGCGACGGGCTCGTGGGTGCGCGACGCCAACGCCGCGGCGGTCAACCTCTTCTACCACCACAACCGGATCCACGACGAGTTCTACGAGTTCGGCTTCACCGAGACCGCCGGCAACTTCCAGCTCGACAACTTCGGCAAGGGCGGCCTCGGCGGCGACCTGATCCTGGGCGGCGCGCAGTCGGGGGCCACCGGGCTGACCGACCCGATCCTGGGGCTCGGGCGCAACAACGCCAACATGATCACGCTGCCCGACGGCATCCCGGGCATCACCAACATGTACCTGTGGAACCCCGTCGACGACGCGTTCGAGGGGCCCTACCGCGACGGCGACTTCGACGCCACGATCATCCAGCACGAGTACGCCCACGGGCTGTCCAACCGCTACGTCGGCGGCGGCGGCCTCGGGGCCCTCGGCGTCGTCCAGGGTGGCTCGATGGGCGAGGGCTGGGGCGACTGGTTCGCGATGAACCACCTCTTCCGCGAGGGCCTCTCGCGCACCGCGGTGACCGCGGCGTACGTCGGTGACAAGAAGCGCGGCATCCGCAACTGGAACTACGCCGAGCACCCGACCACCTTCGGCGACATCGGCTACGACACCTCCGGCCCGGAGGTCCACTCCGACGGCGAGATCTGGACCGCCACCCTGTGGGACCTGCGCACCGCGATCCTCCGCGCCGTCGGCGGCGACCAGCGCCGGGCCAGCGACATCAGCCAGCACCTCGTGATGGACGCGATGCCGATCTCGGCCCCCGAGCCCTCGTTCCTCGACATGCGCGACGCGATCCTCCGGGCCAGCCGCCTGCGCTACGGCAAGAAGTACGACGACCTCATCTGGGCCGTCTTCGCCAAGCGCGGCATGGGCGCCTCGGCCCGCACGAAGGGCGAGGCCGACACCGACCCGAAGCCGGGCTTCGACGCCAAGCGGGCCGCGCAGAACGGCCGGCTGCGGCTGCGGGTCCTCAACGCCTCCGCCGGCGGCCCGGTCGCGGGCGTACGCGTGCTGCCCGGGGTCTTCGAGGCCCGCGCGACGCCGGTCGACACGACCGACAAGGGCGGCCGGGCGAGCGCCACGATGACGCCGGGGCGCTACACGCTGACCCTGCAGGCGCCCGGCTTCGGCATCCAGCGGTTCCCGGTCACCATCGAGCGCGGCCGCACCCTGGACAAGACGATCCGCCTGCGCCCCAACCTCCTCTCGGAGCTCTCGGGCGCGAAGGTGACCAAGGTGAGCAGCGAGAACCCCGCGCTGCCCGCCGCCGGCATGTTCGACGACACCGAGGCCAGCTCCTACCAGACCGGCCCGCAGGACGCGGCGTACGTCGACGGGCCGAAGGCCTCGGTCATCGCCCGGCTGAAGAAGCCATCGCTCGTCGACACCGTGCACGTCAGCGTGATGAAGCCGCCGACGCTGCCGCGCTTCGCGGCCGCCGACAAGGTGCGCGTGCAGACCTCCACCGACGGCAAGCGGTGGCGCACGGTCACCACGGCGACCTTCTCCTTCAAGCAGCCCCGCCCCACGGTCGGCGACCAGATGCTCAAGACCTACCGGCTGCAGCGGCCGGTGAAGGCGCGCTTCGTGCGGGTCACCCCGCTCTCGACCTTCGGCGACGGCGCGGAGAACGCCTCGACCGCGATCATCAGCGAGGTCCAGGTCTTCGGCCGCGCCCCCGGGATCAGCCCCACCGAGCCGAAGCCGGACAAGCCGGTGACCAGCGCCGGCTCGGTCGCCGTCGGCAACCCCACGCAGGGCTCGCTGCTCGGGCTCGACCCGTACCGGCCCGGCGTCACCGAGCTCACCTGGGCCGCCAGCTGCCCGGGCCTGCCGCCGGCCAACGGCTCCGACGCGTGGTTCACCAAGCTCCCCGAGGGCTCGGCCGACGGCAAGCACACGATCACCTACACCGGTTCGGTGCCGATCGGGGAGTGGCTGCTCTACTGGTACGGCCCCGACTGCGCCCCGATCACCGGCGACTTCGGCTACTTCGACGAGGCGGTCACGATCCCGCCGGGCGCGGCGTACGCCGGGTTCCTGCTGATCTACGGCGCCGGCGCGTCCTTCGACGTCACGGTGCGCGAGCCCCGCTGA
- a CDS encoding MlaE family ABC transporter permease encodes MARIDRRGLPGTDLLATAGDAATFSLRALAATGSTLRLYRAEVLRQLADISWGSGALVVGGGTIGVMVLLAFSAGTSLGIEGFAGLELVGLAPLTGFVSASVNTRELAPLVAALALAAQVGCRFTAQIGSMRIHEEIDALEVMAVHPMRYLVSTRVIAAMTAILPLYLIGLIGSWIASEVAVTVLFGQSPGTYEHYFDTFISARDVGFSVVKILVFALLVTLIHCWYGFRAAGGPQGVGEATGRAIRASIVVVVVVDMLLTLVFWGNDPGFRISG; translated from the coding sequence GTGGCGCGCATCGACCGCCGAGGGCTCCCCGGCACCGACCTGCTCGCCACGGCCGGCGACGCCGCGACCTTCTCGCTGCGCGCCCTGGCCGCGACCGGCTCCACCCTGCGGCTCTACCGGGCCGAGGTCCTGCGCCAGCTGGCCGACATCAGCTGGGGGTCCGGGGCGCTCGTCGTCGGCGGCGGCACCATCGGCGTGATGGTGCTGCTGGCCTTCTCAGCCGGCACCTCGCTGGGCATCGAGGGCTTCGCCGGCCTCGAGCTGGTCGGGCTGGCCCCGCTGACCGGGTTCGTCTCGGCCTCGGTCAACACCCGCGAGCTCGCGCCGCTGGTCGCCGCGCTCGCCCTGGCCGCCCAGGTCGGCTGCCGGTTCACCGCCCAGATCGGCTCGATGCGCATCCACGAGGAGATCGACGCCCTCGAGGTGATGGCCGTCCACCCGATGCGCTACCTCGTCTCGACCCGGGTGATCGCGGCGATGACCGCGATCCTCCCGCTCTACCTGATCGGGCTGATCGGCTCCTGGATCGCCTCGGAGGTGGCGGTCACCGTGCTGTTCGGGCAGTCACCGGGCACCTACGAGCACTACTTCGACACCTTCATCTCCGCGCGCGACGTGGGCTTCTCGGTCGTCAAGATCCTCGTCTTCGCGCTCCTGGTGACCCTCATCCACTGCTGGTACGGCTTCCGCGCCGCCGGCGGCCCGCAGGGCGTCGGCGAGGCCACCGGCCGCGCGATCCGCGCCTCCATCGTCGTCGTGGTCGTCGTCGACATGCTGCTGACCCTCGTCTTCTGGGGCAACGACCCCGGCTTCCGGATCTCGGGGTGA
- a CDS encoding MCE family protein: MARGARGVRPAAVGLAVFTAISLVLLVGLHRMMTNAPADGARTWTARFESVSGLRPGDDVRVAGVDVGRVDDIEVVDGDLARVRFTMDGDLDVHERTRVTLRYQNLLGQRYLALSAPGADRGARLPAGAEIPLSRTSPGFDLTALLNGFEPLFSVLEPAEVNELAGSIVAVLQGESGTVESLLRGTAEATSYLADRDEVFGEVLANLTPVLQNLDEQSEDVDATVVALRRLMQGLAGERRTFGRSLDNLAGLVDSTSGLLRELRPGLRRDVAALREVSGLLADERDRVGHAVERLPRLFDTFARTMSYGGFLNVYLCNLGVDLAEQTVWVPASGGPYSGACR; encoded by the coding sequence GTGGCCAGGGGTGCGCGCGGGGTCCGGCCGGCCGCGGTGGGGCTCGCTGTCTTCACGGCGATCTCCCTGGTGCTGCTGGTCGGGCTGCACCGGATGATGACCAACGCGCCCGCCGACGGCGCGCGCACCTGGACCGCGCGGTTCGAGTCGGTGAGCGGCCTGCGCCCCGGCGACGACGTGCGGGTCGCGGGCGTCGACGTCGGCCGGGTCGACGACATCGAGGTCGTCGACGGCGACCTCGCGCGGGTGCGGTTCACCATGGACGGCGACCTCGACGTGCACGAGCGAACCCGGGTGACGCTGCGCTACCAGAACCTGCTCGGCCAGCGGTACCTCGCGCTCAGCGCGCCCGGCGCCGACCGCGGCGCCAGGCTCCCGGCGGGGGCCGAGATCCCGCTGTCGCGCACCAGCCCCGGCTTCGACCTGACCGCGCTGCTCAACGGCTTCGAGCCGCTGTTCTCGGTGCTCGAGCCGGCGGAGGTCAACGAGCTGGCCGGCTCCATCGTCGCGGTGCTCCAGGGGGAGTCCGGCACGGTCGAGTCGCTCCTGCGCGGCACGGCCGAGGCCACGTCGTACCTCGCCGACCGCGACGAGGTCTTCGGGGAGGTCCTCGCCAACCTCACCCCGGTCCTGCAGAACCTCGACGAGCAGTCCGAGGACGTCGACGCCACCGTCGTCGCCCTGCGCCGGCTGATGCAGGGCCTGGCGGGGGAGCGGCGCACCTTCGGGCGCTCCCTCGACAACCTCGCCGGGCTGGTCGACAGCACCTCCGGGCTGCTGCGCGAGCTCCGCCCCGGGCTGCGGCGTGACGTGGCGGCGCTGCGCGAGGTGAGCGGGCTGCTCGCCGACGAGCGCGACCGCGTGGGCCACGCCGTCGAGCGGCTGCCCAGGCTCTTCGACACCTTCGCCCGCACGATGTCCTACGGCGGCTTCCTCAACGTCTACCTCTGCAACCTCGGCGTCGACCTCGCCGAGCAGACCGTCTGGGTCCCCGCCTCGGGTGGCCCCTACTCGGGAGCGTGCCGATGA